From a region of the Fischerella sp. JS2 genome:
- a CDS encoding CGLD27 family protein produces the protein MIKSSVSNCPVPTEQQPLNEYEELKSSWLFSDCTLNWRDYITKIAWIWGLSCVLAAPVAAASFTPHKYTLQFVLSGAAGGSIGVVLILLRLYLGWSYVRDRLASPIIFYEESGWYDGQTWTKPLEVLNRDRLIVTYEIKPIIKRLQITFAGLAVSFVVGTIVWHLV, from the coding sequence ATGATCAAGTCTTCAGTCTCAAACTGCCCGGTTCCTACTGAACAACAACCACTCAATGAATACGAAGAGTTAAAATCTTCTTGGTTATTTAGTGATTGCACCTTAAACTGGCGTGACTACATCACAAAAATAGCTTGGATTTGGGGTTTATCTTGCGTACTTGCAGCACCAGTAGCAGCAGCAAGCTTTACTCCACACAAGTACACACTCCAGTTTGTTCTCTCCGGTGCTGCCGGAGGAAGTATCGGTGTCGTACTGATACTGTTACGGTTATATTTGGGCTGGTCTTACGTGCGCGATCGCCTTGCCAGCCCTATTATATTTTATGAAGAATCGGGCTGGTACGACGGTCAAACATGGACAAAACCGTTAGAAGTACTCAATCGCGATCGCTTAATTGTTACCTATGAAATTAAACCAATCATCAAACGGTTACAAATTACCTTTGCTGGCTTGGCTGTGTCCTTCGTTGTTGGTACGATAGTTTGGCACTTAGTTTAA
- the rsfS gene encoding ribosome silencing factor, with protein MSDYFQANFPLQSLTVQKSALTSPQIDTNDTSENVVATIAEAASDRKAGDILILRVADVSYLADYFAFMTGYSRVQVRAIAEAVEDQVEQEWQKRPLRVEGKAEGTWVVLDYGDVIVHIMMPKEREFYNLEAFWGHAERVEFPTSDDGGGKST; from the coding sequence ATGTCTGATTATTTCCAAGCCAACTTTCCATTACAATCACTCACTGTCCAAAAAAGTGCGCTCACAAGCCCACAAATTGATACCAATGACACTAGCGAAAATGTAGTCGCAACCATTGCTGAAGCAGCATCAGATCGGAAAGCAGGTGATATTTTAATACTGAGAGTGGCAGATGTATCTTATCTAGCAGACTATTTTGCATTCATGACCGGCTATTCCAGGGTGCAAGTAAGAGCGATTGCCGAGGCAGTAGAAGATCAAGTAGAACAAGAGTGGCAAAAGCGTCCCTTACGAGTAGAAGGAAAAGCTGAAGGGACTTGGGTAGTGCTAGATTACGGCGATGTTATCGTCCACATCATGATGCCAAAAGAGCGTGAGTTTTACAATTTAGAAGCCTTTTGGGGTCATGCAGAACGTGTCGAGTTTCCAACATCCGACGATGGTGGGGGTAAATCAACATGA
- the yqeK gene encoding bis(5'-nucleosyl)-tetraphosphatase (symmetrical) YqeK, with protein sequence MRQKVLAWLAENVPSSRINHILRVEQMAVELAQHYQLDREKAATAGLMHDLAKYFQSKKLLQMAEVAGLEIDEVMVASPHLLHADVSAIIAKETFGVQDEEVLQAIANHTLGRPGMSPLSCIVFLADTLEPGRGESAQLQALRKTSFENLERAVWLTCDYTFKFLLESPSLIHPRAIATRNWFLQKSKTKQPILAITV encoded by the coding sequence ATGCGCCAAAAAGTCTTAGCCTGGTTAGCTGAGAACGTTCCGAGTTCACGGATTAATCACATTCTGAGAGTAGAACAGATGGCGGTGGAATTAGCTCAACATTATCAATTAGATAGAGAAAAAGCTGCCACGGCTGGGCTAATGCATGATTTGGCAAAATATTTTCAATCCAAAAAACTTTTGCAGATGGCAGAGGTGGCTGGTTTGGAAATAGACGAGGTGATGGTAGCATCACCCCATCTGTTACATGCAGATGTTAGCGCCATCATCGCCAAAGAGACTTTTGGTGTACAAGATGAAGAAGTATTACAAGCGATCGCCAATCACACTTTGGGTAGACCAGGTATGAGTCCACTCTCTTGTATCGTATTTTTAGCAGATACTCTCGAACCAGGGCGGGGTGAGTCTGCTCAATTACAAGCTTTAAGAAAAACAAGTTTTGAAAATCTCGAACGGGCTGTTTGGTTAACCTGCGATTACACGTTCAAATTCTTGCTAGAAAGCCCTAGTCTGATTCATCCACGCGCGATCGCCACTCGCAATTGGTTTTTACAAAAGTCGAAAACTAAACAGCCAATTCTGGCAATAACTGTATAG